Proteins from a genomic interval of Caulobacter sp. SL161:
- a CDS encoding TonB-dependent receptor yields MSFARKLAAGAAFGALAFAFSAPAVYAQQTTAAVRGVTVDDKGAPIAGVTVTVTHVPSGTDQVVITNEAGAFDARGLRVGGPYKITAAGQGFASQTLSDLFLNVGDAQRVRLALVPATELSEVVITAAKKATTSQLANVGSRTTLGRDEIDAVVSVKRDIRDIGRRDPLANLDFVARGTGPSGGLYIAGSAPRANRITIDGVRSADSFGLNTGGLSTNRGPVSFEALEQVAIQAVPFDVEDGDFTGGALNLIMRSGGNDFHGSLFSNERTTRLVGNQLPIVGFTGNDVLQAPLSGFRKVKNQIAETNYGVFLSGPIIKDRLFFAASYEKFSSSDTTGTGPIGAGFANTFNRIPGVSTGTGASQADIDAVLANWNGYAASSLLKPGSVALVEPILDEKSSIKIDYNITDKHRLSATYRHAFSSVWKRSPSANAISLDTNWYVQPENEDNYALQLNSRWSPDLATEARVAFRGYQRGQLPPVGQGFANVSICTDPAFGAGAAFSCSSGVPSIGFGPDQFRQANVLKTKDTSGSFVANYTGFDNHQIKLGYQYRGMEIYNLFLQAARGVYYFDSVAEFQAGQANQLSYGNSLTGTTTDAAAVLDYKVHSLLAQDTWDVTDALTVNFGVRWDHYAADKKPTLNTNFVNRYGYSNQTTYDGIDVVMPRVSAKYNSDWFELSGGFGLVSGGLPDVFLGNSYGGTTGALTNSFAIRRATNGTLSTADDTFIDTATNQAIDAATGNALLTINKASPSFITNPAAVAQTLLTADSASRRNAYTNSLAPGFKMAADWKTNLSFKTTQFGIDWGIDAVASWSEVNVAFRDARARRLTVNGVQQYTPDGRARYDGLVIPGANAAAINASRTALGLPVVANADLANLGLFGDIQAYNPSTKNWTRTVALSARRNIFGVDTWAAYTWQDGRQYGGISEFGTTAGGNSTGGNYYADQGFDLDPNGAAEGKSNNLLRNSLKVNLSYKFEPRPGWVSRFTLFGERRDGRPISFLMTDPAGGRNPTFGVSRDDALAYIPNLNSPDAANPLKFVSASGTTVFFDSQASVDKLKALVNQFGLPMGKIVPRGFGKNPSVDRIDFQYAQEIPSPIRGHSLLFTVDVQNLGNLLDKKWGVVKEYTNSRSGGVVVNAQCARADGTAAGSADPTCAAYRYSYTTASPATLATPTVDQAASLWSVGMGLKYRF; encoded by the coding sequence ATGTCTTTCGCCCGCAAGCTCGCCGCCGGAGCGGCGTTCGGCGCGCTGGCCTTCGCGTTTTCCGCGCCGGCCGTCTATGCTCAACAAACCACCGCCGCCGTGCGCGGCGTCACCGTCGATGACAAGGGCGCGCCGATCGCCGGCGTGACCGTCACCGTCACCCACGTGCCCAGCGGCACCGATCAGGTGGTCATCACCAACGAAGCCGGCGCGTTCGACGCGCGCGGTCTGCGCGTCGGCGGTCCCTACAAGATCACCGCCGCCGGTCAGGGCTTCGCCTCGCAGACCCTCAGCGATCTCTTCCTGAACGTCGGCGACGCTCAGCGCGTTCGTCTGGCCCTGGTGCCCGCCACCGAACTGTCGGAAGTGGTCATCACCGCCGCGAAGAAAGCCACGACCAGCCAACTGGCCAATGTCGGCTCGCGCACGACCCTGGGCCGCGACGAGATCGACGCCGTCGTCTCGGTCAAGCGCGACATCCGTGACATCGGCCGCCGCGACCCGCTGGCCAATCTGGACTTCGTGGCCCGCGGCACCGGTCCGTCGGGCGGTCTCTACATCGCCGGCTCGGCGCCCCGCGCCAACCGCATCACCATCGACGGCGTGCGCTCGGCCGACAGCTTCGGCCTGAACACCGGCGGCCTGTCGACCAACCGCGGCCCGGTCTCGTTCGAGGCCCTCGAGCAGGTCGCGATCCAGGCCGTGCCCTTCGACGTCGAGGACGGCGACTTCACCGGCGGCGCGCTGAACCTGATCATGCGCTCGGGCGGCAATGACTTCCACGGCTCGCTGTTCTCCAACGAGCGCACCACCCGCCTGGTCGGCAACCAGCTGCCGATCGTCGGCTTCACCGGCAACGACGTCCTGCAGGCCCCGCTGAGCGGCTTCCGGAAGGTCAAGAACCAGATCGCCGAGACCAACTACGGCGTCTTCCTGTCGGGCCCGATCATCAAGGACCGCCTGTTCTTCGCGGCCTCCTACGAAAAGTTCTCCAGCTCGGACACCACGGGGACGGGCCCGATCGGCGCCGGCTTCGCCAACACCTTCAACCGCATTCCGGGCGTCTCGACCGGAACCGGCGCCAGCCAGGCCGACATCGACGCGGTGCTGGCCAACTGGAACGGCTATGCGGCCTCGTCGCTGCTGAAGCCCGGCTCGGTGGCGCTGGTCGAGCCGATCCTCGACGAGAAGTCGTCGATCAAGATCGACTATAACATCACCGACAAGCACCGCCTCTCGGCCACCTATCGCCACGCCTTCAGCTCGGTCTGGAAGCGCAGCCCCTCGGCCAACGCCATCAGCCTGGACACCAACTGGTACGTCCAGCCTGAGAACGAGGACAACTACGCCCTGCAGCTGAACTCGCGCTGGAGCCCGGATCTGGCGACCGAAGCGCGCGTGGCGTTCCGCGGCTATCAGCGCGGCCAGCTGCCGCCGGTGGGCCAGGGCTTCGCCAACGTCTCGATCTGCACCGACCCGGCGTTCGGCGCCGGCGCGGCCTTCTCGTGCTCGTCGGGCGTGCCGTCGATCGGCTTTGGCCCTGACCAGTTCCGTCAGGCCAACGTCCTGAAGACCAAGGACACCTCGGGCTCGTTCGTCGCCAACTACACCGGCTTCGACAACCACCAGATCAAGCTCGGCTACCAGTACCGCGGGATGGAGATCTACAATCTGTTCCTGCAAGCCGCGCGCGGGGTCTACTACTTCGACAGCGTCGCCGAGTTCCAGGCGGGCCAAGCCAACCAACTGTCGTACGGCAACTCGCTGACCGGCACGACGACCGACGCCGCCGCGGTGCTGGACTACAAGGTCCACTCGCTGCTGGCCCAGGACACCTGGGACGTCACCGACGCCCTGACGGTGAACTTCGGGGTGCGCTGGGATCACTACGCCGCCGACAAGAAGCCGACGCTGAACACCAACTTCGTCAACCGTTACGGCTATTCCAACCAGACCACCTATGACGGTATCGACGTGGTGATGCCGCGCGTCTCGGCCAAGTACAACAGCGACTGGTTCGAGCTGTCGGGCGGCTTTGGCCTGGTCTCGGGCGGTCTGCCGGACGTGTTCCTGGGCAACAGCTACGGCGGCACCACCGGCGCCCTGACCAACAGCTTCGCCATCCGCCGCGCCACCAACGGCACGCTTTCGACGGCGGACGACACCTTCATCGACACCGCCACCAACCAGGCCATCGACGCGGCGACCGGCAACGCCCTCTTGACGATCAACAAGGCCTCGCCCTCGTTCATCACCAACCCGGCGGCCGTCGCCCAGACCCTGCTGACCGCCGACAGCGCCAGCCGTCGCAACGCCTACACCAACTCGCTGGCCCCCGGCTTCAAGATGGCGGCCGACTGGAAGACCAACCTCTCGTTCAAGACCACCCAGTTCGGCATCGACTGGGGCATCGACGCGGTGGCCAGCTGGTCGGAGGTCAATGTGGCCTTCCGCGACGCCCGCGCCCGTCGCCTGACGGTCAACGGCGTCCAGCAGTACACGCCCGACGGTCGCGCCCGCTACGATGGTCTGGTGATCCCGGGCGCCAACGCCGCGGCGATCAACGCCAGCCGCACGGCCCTGGGCCTGCCGGTCGTCGCCAACGCCGACCTGGCCAACCTGGGCCTGTTCGGCGACATCCAGGCCTATAACCCCTCGACCAAGAACTGGACCCGGACGGTCGCCCTGTCGGCCCGCCGCAACATCTTCGGCGTCGACACCTGGGCCGCCTACACCTGGCAGGACGGTCGCCAGTACGGCGGCATCTCGGAGTTCGGCACCACCGCCGGCGGCAACTCCACGGGCGGCAACTACTATGCCGACCAAGGCTTTGACCTGGATCCGAACGGCGCCGCCGAGGGCAAGTCGAACAACCTGCTGCGCAACTCGCTGAAGGTGAACCTCAGCTACAAGTTCGAGCCGCGTCCGGGCTGGGTGTCGCGCTTCACCCTGTTCGGCGAGCGTCGCGACGGTCGTCCGATCAGCTTCCTGATGACCGACCCGGCCGGCGGTCGCAACCCGACCTTCGGCGTGTCACGCGACGACGCCCTGGCCTATATCCCGAACCTGAACAGCCCGGACGCGGCCAACCCGCTGAAGTTCGTCAGCGCGTCGGGCACGACGGTGTTTTTCGACAGCCAGGCCTCGGTCGACAAGCTGAAGGCCCTGGTCAACCAGTTCGGCCTGCCGATGGGCAAGATCGTGCCGCGTGGCTTCGGCAAGAACCCGAGCGTGGATCGGATCGACTTCCAGTACGCCCAGGAGATCCCCTCGCCGATCCGCGGCCACAGCCTGCTGTTCACGGTGGACGTCCAGAACCTGGGCAACCTGCTCGACAAGAAGTGGGGCGTGGTGAAGGAGTACACCAACAGCCGTTCCGGCGGCGTGGTGGTCAACGCCCAGTGCGCCCGCGCCGACGGCACGGCCGCCGGTTCGGCGGACCCGACCTGCGCGGCCTATCGCTACAGCTACACCACGGCCTCGCCGGCCACCCTGGCCACCCCGACGGTCGACCAGGCCGCCAGCCTGTGGTCGGTGGGCATGGGCCTGAAGTACCGCTTCTAA